A window from Peromyscus eremicus chromosome 1, PerEre_H2_v1, whole genome shotgun sequence encodes these proteins:
- the Znf710 gene encoding zinc finger protein 710, whose amino-acid sequence MEGFMDSGTQTDAVVVLSLAQAAVLGLVSENELFGATISAEAFYPDLGPELSGTAMGEPGPPGPDIYQLACNGRALEEPPEEEVLEVEAAFEKHTRRKTRPPVRLVPKVKFEKAEEEEDQEVYEVSVPGDDKDPGPAEAPAEVASGGCEALVQSSAVKMIDLSAFSRKPRTLRHLPRTPRPELDMAAFDPPFPDPTRDGFPEPSMALPGPETLPTECGFEPPHLAPMSNPEPPTMTSPELVKPEQGFVWQESGEFEADAAGSTVERHKKAQLDRLDINVQIDDSYLVEAGDRQKRWQCRMCEKSYTSKYNLVTHILGHNGIKPHSCPHCSKLFKQPSHLQTHLLTHQGTRPHKCQVCHKAFTQTSHLKRHMLLHSEVKPYSCHFCGRGFAYPSELKAHEVKHESGRCHVCVECGLDFSTLTQLKRHLASHQGPTLYQCLECDKSFHYRSQLQNHMLKHQNVRPFVCTECGMEFSQIHHLKQHSLTHKGVKEFKCEVCGREFTLQANMKRHMLIHTSVRPYQCHICFKTFVQKQTLKTHMIVHSPVKPFKCKVCGKSFNRMYNLLGHMHLHAGSKPFKCPYCSSKFNLKGNLSRHMKVKHGVMDISLDSQDPMMELAGPDPSELDNRQEMEDFEENAYTYTSVNSSTEASALTEQAMKEMAYYNVL is encoded by the exons ATGGAGGGCTTCATGGACTCAGGGACACAGACGGACGCTGTGGTGGTGCTGTCCTTGGCTCAGGCCGCTGTGCTGGGCCTGGTCTCAGAAAATGAGCTCTTTGGAGCCACCATAAGTGCTGAGGCCTTCTACCCAGACCTAGGGCCAGAACTGTCTGGGACAGCCATGGGGGAGCCGGGACCACCAGGACCCGACATCTATCAGCTGGCCTGTAATGGGCGGGCCCTGGAAGAGCCCCCGGAAGAGGAGGTGTTGGAAGTAGAGGCAGCCTTTGAGAAGCACACCCGGAGGAAGACACGGCCCCCTGTGCGGCTGGTACCCAAGGTCAAGTTTGAGAAGGCCGAAGAGGAAGAGGATCAGGAAGTGTACGAAGTATCTGTGCCTGGTGATGACAAGGACCCGGGCCCCGCAGAGGCCCCTGCCGAGGTGGCCAGTGGTGGCTGTGAGGCCCTGGTGCAGAGCAGTGCCGTCAAGATGATCGACCTCAGCGCCTTCAGCCGCAAGCCCCGGACACTCCGGCACTTGCCTCGAACTCCAAGGCCAGAGCTGGACATGGCCGCCTTCGATCCTCCTTTCCCCGACCCGACCCGGGATGGCTTCCCTGAGCCCAGCATGGCACTACCGGGACCGGAGACTCTGCCCACCGAATGTGGTTTTGAGCCGCCCCACCTGGCCCCCATGAGCAATCCTGAGCCTCCCACCATGACGTCACCAGAGCTCGTCAAGCCAGAGCAGGGCTTCGTGTGGCAGGAGTCGGGCGAGTTCGAGGCAGACGCAGCAGGTTCCACGGTGGAGCGGCACAAGAAGGCGCAGCTGGACCGGCTGGACATCAATGTGCAGATCGACGATTCCTACCTGGTGGAGGCGGGTGACCGCCAGAAACGCTGGCAGTGCCGCATGTGCGAGAAATCCTACACGTCCAAGTACAATCTGGTGACGCACATCCTGGGCCACAACGGCATCAAGCCACACTCGTGTCCACACTGCAGCAAGCTCTTCAAGCAGCCCAGCCACCTGCAGACGCACCTGCTGACACACCAGGGCACACGGCCGCACAAGTGCCAGGTGTGCCACAAGGCTTTCACTCAGACCAGCCACCTCAAACGCCACATGCTGCTCCACTCCGAGGTCAAGCCCTACAGCTGCCACTTTTGTGGCCGTGGCTTTGCCTACCCCAGCGAGCTGAAGGCCCACGAGGTGAAGCACGAGAGTGGCCGCTGCCACGTCTGCGTGGAGTGCGGCCTAGACTTCTCCACCCTGACCCAGCTCAAGCGCCACCTGGCCTCCCACCAAGGCCCCACCCTCTACCAGTGCCTCGAGTGTGACAAGTCCTTCCACTACCGCAGCCAGCTACAGAACCACATGCTCAAGCACCAGAACGTGCGGCCCTTCGTGTGCACCGAGTGCGGCATGGAGTTCAGCCAGATCCATCACCTCAAGCAGCACTCCCTCACCCACAAG GGCGTGAAGGAGTTCAAGTGTGAGGTATGTGGCCGAGAGTTCACCCTGCAGGCCAACATGAAGCGCCACATGCTGATCCACACCAGCGTCCGGCCCTACCAGTGCCACATCTGCTTCAAGACCTTCGTGCAGAAGCAGACGCTCAAGACCCACATGATTGTGCACTCGCCCGTGAAGCCATTCAAGTGCAAG GTGTGTGGGAAGTCCTTCAACCGCATGTACAACCTGCTGGGCCACATGCACCTGCACGCAGGCAGCAAGCCATTCAAGTGCCCCTACTGCTCCAGCAAGTTCAACCTCAAGGGAAACCTGAGCCGGCATATGAAGGTCAAGCATGGCGTCATGGACATCAGCCTGGACAGCCAAG ACCCCATGATGGAGCTGGCAGGCCCCGACCCCTCTGAAC